AGCAAGGTAATTTTGACCTCTTTTATATGTCATTCCTTCCAATGCTGCCCATTCTGCCGGATGTCTCACAGGATTGAATTTGAAGGTACCAAAAGAATCTTCTCCGTCATAACCTTGGCCATATTCATTCTGATATCTCATTGTTCTCGCTACATAATCAACGTTTGTAGTAGAATTCAATTCAACATTCAGTCTGTTTCTCGCACCTTTTTTAAGTGTCATAACAACAACACCATACTGAGCTCTTTGGCCGTAAAGTGCAGTAGCATTAGGACCCTTAAGAACGTTTACCGACTCCAGGTTATCCATATCAATCGTGTTAGGATCAACGATAACACCATCTAAAACGTAAATTGGATCAGCATCTGATAACATTGAAACAGCACCTCTTAAACGAAGCTTTCCTGTTTCCCCCAATTTGGATCCAGCCTGCCCGTTAAGCTGAACACCGGCTACCTTACCCACAATAGCATTCTTTACGTCAACATTATTTGTTACGTTAAGTTCTTCTGCTTTTACTTGTTGAGTTGCATAAGGAAGTGATTTTTCCTCTCTTTTGATACCTAATGCAGTAACAACCACACCTTCGATATCTGTTGTTTTAGTTGCAGTATCTTTTCTTGTCTGTGCATCCACCAATACAAAAGACGAAGATAACACCACAGCTAAAACGCTTGTTGTTAATTTCTTCATATCAAATTAAATTTTTCAATGAAACAAATATGAGAAAGATCATTAAAATGACCAAACAAAAAGTTAAAAAAACCTTAATAATTTTGTAATATTAAAAGATTTGTAATTTTGCGGTTAAATTTTCTGCAAATTTTATGAATTTGATAAAAAGTTGGAGCAATCAATATCTTGAAGCTGGTTGTGATGAAGCTGGAAGGGGCTGCCTGTGTGGCCCGGTAGTGGCGGCGGCGGTACTATTGGGTGACAATTTTCACCACGAAATGGTTAATGATTCTAAAAAATTAACATTAAAGACACGACTCGATCTGGAAAGTTGTATAAAGGACAACGTGAGAGAATATGCCGTAGCAGAAATTTCCCCGGCATTCATTGATCAGCACAACATCCTGAATGCCAGCATTCACGCGATGCATATGGCTTTGGATCAGCTCACCACACCACCCGAACTCATTTTGGTGGACGGTAACCGGTTCCATCCTTATAATTTTATTCCGCACCAGTGCATCGTGCAGGGAGATTCCAAGATTTTATCGATTGCTGCGGCATCAATCCTGGCCAAAAACCACCGGGACAGACTTATGATGAAGCTCCACGAGGAATTTCCGCAATACGGCTGGAATACCAATATGGGCTACGCCACCCGCGAGCACCAGCGGGCGCTTAACAAATTCGGACCAACCATACATCACCGGCGGTCGTTTCGCCTCAATTACGAAGAATTATTTGATGAAGCAGGAGGTTAAGGTCAAAATCGGCGAATCCCATAATTTATCAAAAAACCGTTAACGGTTATTTTGCCGCCCCAGAGGTAAGCCGAAGAAATCATAGAAAGCGGTGAAGCACCCGGACTGCCGAACGGCGTAAACCGTATTTCACCTATTAAGAACAGTAAATGATCCCTTCGACGCAATCCAATAATAAAAGCGAAACCTAGTTCAGTTTCGCTTTATAAATACATTTATGTAAAAATCTACTTCTTTTTTGCTGCCTGCTTTCTCGCCTGCTCCTGTGCCTGCTGCTGAGCTTGGGCCTGCTCCATCATTTCGCGCATTCTTTTCTGGAATTTGCCTTCTTTTTTTGGCTGTGCCTTATTGGCCTGGATCTGGGCGTGAATTTTATCCTCATCCAAAATCCAGTACTTGATGACGAGAATAATGACAATGTTAATCGCATTCGACACGAAATAATACCATGATAAACCTGAAGCCGAAGTGTTAAGGAAGAACAGGAAGGTAATCGGGAAGATATACATCAGCACTTTCATATTCGGCATTCCCGGTGCTGTGGGCTGCTGCATATTACCGGCGGTCAGCATTGTGTAAATTAGGATCACTGCCGTACATGCAATCGCGAAAATACTTAAATGATCTCCTAAAAACGGTATGCTGAACGGTAGTTTAATCACATCATCATACGCTGTAAGGTCTTTTGCAAACCAAAAACTTTTACCCCGCAAATCAATAAAATTCGGGAAGAAACGGAACAGGGCATAGAAAATCGGAATCTGCAATAATGCAGGCAGACAGCCTGCCATCTGATTGACACCGGCTTTTCTGTACACTTCCATGGTTGCCTGCTGGCGCTTCATTGGGTCAGCATCTTTGTATTTTTCGTTCACTTCATCAATTTCAGGGCGGATGACCCTCATCATCGCACTCAGCTTGTGCTGCTTGAACATGATTGGTGAAAGAATCAGCTTTACCAAAATCGTAAGCCAGAAAATAGCCCAACCGGCCGTCATACCAAACGACGCAATGAAATTGTATACCGGAATAAAGAACCACCTGTTCAGTGTTCCGATGAATGACCACCCCAAAGGAAGAATTTCGTCAAAATTTTTGTCATAGGATTTCAGTAACGGCAAATCCAACGGAAGGAAGTACCAGGTGAAATCCTGATTAAGCTCATTACCCGCCATTTGCACCTGCCCGTTATAACTGAATTTTTTCAGATACTCACCTTCCGCAATCGGTTCCTGACTTCCGGTAGATTGCGTGAACCCATTCTTAGCTTCAATAACCGAAGAGAAAAACTGCTGTTTTACGCCAAGCCAGTTCAGGGTTTCGCCAGTTTCATCAAGAGTGGTTCTTCCGTCATAATCATAAGAACCATAGTTATCAAAAGCATAGGAAAATTCAGAGTGCGTCTGTTCCTGCGCTCTACCTTTTTCCAGATTTTTAACCTGATAATCCCAGACAAAATTCGCTTTACCATCCGTCACCAGCTGAGAAAGCCCCTGCGTCCTTACTTTAAAATCCACCGTATATTTGGGCATCAAAGTGTAGATAAACTGTACTGTCGCTCCGTTAATATTGCTGGTTAAAGTCGCTGTATTGCCATTTACCGAAGGCGTAAAAACCAGATCTTTGGTGTTGATCACCTTTCCGGTCCGGTCCTTAAACAGAAAACCGTACGAGGAATTATTCTTATTAATAAGATATAAAGGCAGATCCGCCTTATCGGTCTTCTGGTCGTAAGCTTTGTATTTATTTAGCTCCACCTTGGACAGCTGCCCGCCTAAACTTGAAAACTCAAGTTTCAGCTCCTCATTCGCAAGATTTACGGTTTGTATGGATGATGGCGTAACATTGGTATTCAGATTTGCGGCAACCGAAGGTTTGGCGGCGCTGTTTACCTGTTCTGTTTTTGGATTTTGCGCATTTTTCCGCTGCTCTTCTTTTGCCTGTTTGTTCTGGAAATAAAACATCGCCCCAAGCATGATCAGCGAGAACAGCATAAAACTGATTAACTGATTTTTGTCTAATCCGTTATTTTGTTGCATTGTGAATTTTATTAATTAGTCTGAAATCTCTCATAAATGTTATACCAACATCCTGAAAATTTAAGGTGACAAAATTACTGTTTTTTTCTGAAAATCTATTTTATTTAAAAAAAGGAAAAGACACCAAGGAAAATCCAGTTTATCATTTTGCAACGGCACTGCTGATAAACCAATTATTCTTTTGTGTCCTTTTTATGCTATTTTTTGCTGCACGCCTTTACAAAAGCGATGAAAAGGGGATGCGGCGTCTCCACCGTACTTTTATATTCCGGGTGGTACTGAACGCCTACATAGAACGGATGATTCTGAAGTTCAAGAGTCTCTACCAATTTGGTTTCAGGATTGAGGCCAGTTGGCATCATGCCGCTTTTTTCAAATTCTTCCTGATATTCAGAATTGAATTCATATCTGTGGCGGTGTCTTTCAGAAATAGTTTTTGACCCGTAGATTTCAGAAAGTTTGGAACCAGGTTTCAAACTGCATTTCCACGCTCCGAGACGCATGGTACCACCTTTATCCACTACGTTTTTTTGGTCTGCCATCAGGGAAATCACCGGATCAGGCGTCGAAGTATCAAACTCCATTGAATTCGATTTTTCTAAGCCAAGAACATTTCTTGCAAATTCAATCGTCATGATCTGCATACCGAGGCAAATACCCAGCAAAGGAATTTGATTTTCTCTGGCATATTTGGCAGAAAGCACTTTTCCTTCGATGCCGCGGTCGCCAAAACCAGGCGCAATCAGCATCCCATCAATTCCGGCAAAAGTTTCTTCCAGATTATCCTTGGTAATGTCGCCGCTGTAAACCCAACGTACCTTCACTTCTGTTTCCAGCTCAGCACCGGCATGAATAAAAGCTTCAGCAATAGATTTGTAGGAATCCTGCAAAGAAACATATTTACCAACCAAAGCAATTTCTACAGTTTTTTTTGGATTCTGGTAACGTTTCAGGAATTTTTTCCATTCTTTCAGGTCAGCTTCCTTATCAGATTTCAGTCCGAGCTCCTTCAAAATCACATCATCAAAATTCTGTTTCTGAAGATATAAAGGAACCTCATAGATCGTATCCAAATCCTTACATTCAATCACGTTCTCCAGTGGAACATTACAAAACTGAGCCAGTTTCGCCCGCTGTTCTTTAGGGATTTTATGCTCCGTACGGCAAACCAAAACATCAGCCTGAATGCCGCTCTCCATCAGCTGGCGTACGGAATGCTGCGAAGGTTTTGTCTTCAGTTCACCGCTTGCCGCCAAGTACGGAAGCAATGTGAGGTGAATGACCATTGAGTTATTCTCACCAAGTTCCCATCTCAACTGGCGCACCGATTCGATATAAGGAAGCGATTCTATATCGCCCACCGTACCGCCGATTTCAGTAATGATAATGTCGTAATTCTGTTTAGCGAGGATTTTGATCCTGCGTTTGATTTCGTTTGTGATATGCGGAATGACCTGCACCGTTTTCCCAAGAAAATCACCTTTTCTTTCTTTTTCGATTACGGTTTGGTAGATTCTTCCGGTCGTTACATTATTATTTTGGGAAGTTGGGGAATCCAGGAACCTCTCGTAGTGTCCCAGGTCCAGATCGGTTTCAGCGCCGTCTTCGGTCACATAACATTCGCCATGTTCATAGGGATTCAGAGTTCCGGGATCGATATTGATATAGGGGTCAAGCTTTTGTATGGTAACGCTGAAACCTCTAGATTTTAGCAGGAGCCCCAAAGATGCAGAGACAATTCCTTTTCCTAAAGATGATGTCACACCCCCGGTCACGAAGATGTATTTCGTTTGCTTTTTACTCATTAGATTTAGGTTTGGGCAAAGTTAAAGGATTTAGAAAGGCGAAACAAGGAGAATTTATCCTTTAATTTTCAGGAGCCGGGAACCTGCTTTCCATTACAATTCCTCG
The sequence above is a segment of the Chryseobacterium taklimakanense genome. Coding sequences within it:
- the yidC gene encoding membrane protein insertase YidC codes for the protein MQQNNGLDKNQLISFMLFSLIMLGAMFYFQNKQAKEEQRKNAQNPKTEQVNSAAKPSVAANLNTNVTPSSIQTVNLANEELKLEFSSLGGQLSKVELNKYKAYDQKTDKADLPLYLINKNNSSYGFLFKDRTGKVINTKDLVFTPSVNGNTATLTSNINGATVQFIYTLMPKYTVDFKVRTQGLSQLVTDGKANFVWDYQVKNLEKGRAQEQTHSEFSYAFDNYGSYDYDGRTTLDETGETLNWLGVKQQFFSSVIEAKNGFTQSTGSQEPIAEGEYLKKFSYNGQVQMAGNELNQDFTWYFLPLDLPLLKSYDKNFDEILPLGWSFIGTLNRWFFIPVYNFIASFGMTAGWAIFWLTILVKLILSPIMFKQHKLSAMMRVIRPEIDEVNEKYKDADPMKRQQATMEVYRKAGVNQMAGCLPALLQIPIFYALFRFFPNFIDLRGKSFWFAKDLTAYDDVIKLPFSIPFLGDHLSIFAIACTAVILIYTMLTAGNMQQPTAPGMPNMKVLMYIFPITFLFFLNTSASGLSWYYFVSNAINIVIILVIKYWILDEDKIHAQIQANKAQPKKEGKFQKRMREMMEQAQAQQQAQEQARKQAAKKK
- a CDS encoding ribonuclease HII, whose product is MNLIKSWSNQYLEAGCDEAGRGCLCGPVVAAAVLLGDNFHHEMVNDSKKLTLKTRLDLESCIKDNVREYAVAEISPAFIDQHNILNASIHAMHMALDQLTTPPELILVDGNRFHPYNFIPHQCIVQGDSKILSIAAASILAKNHRDRLMMKLHEEFPQYGWNTNMGYATREHQRALNKFGPTIHHRRSFRLNYEELFDEAGG
- a CDS encoding CTP synthase, coding for MSKKQTKYIFVTGGVTSSLGKGIVSASLGLLLKSRGFSVTIQKLDPYINIDPGTLNPYEHGECYVTEDGAETDLDLGHYERFLDSPTSQNNNVTTGRIYQTVIEKERKGDFLGKTVQVIPHITNEIKRRIKILAKQNYDIIITEIGGTVGDIESLPYIESVRQLRWELGENNSMVIHLTLLPYLAASGELKTKPSQHSVRQLMESGIQADVLVCRTEHKIPKEQRAKLAQFCNVPLENVIECKDLDTIYEVPLYLQKQNFDDVILKELGLKSDKEADLKEWKKFLKRYQNPKKTVEIALVGKYVSLQDSYKSIAEAFIHAGAELETEVKVRWVYSGDITKDNLEETFAGIDGMLIAPGFGDRGIEGKVLSAKYARENQIPLLGICLGMQIMTIEFARNVLGLEKSNSMEFDTSTPDPVISLMADQKNVVDKGGTMRLGAWKCSLKPGSKLSEIYGSKTISERHRHRYEFNSEYQEEFEKSGMMPTGLNPETKLVETLELQNHPFYVGVQYHPEYKSTVETPHPLFIAFVKACSKK